One genomic segment of Hordeum vulgare subsp. vulgare chromosome 2H, MorexV3_pseudomolecules_assembly, whole genome shotgun sequence includes these proteins:
- the LOC123430657 gene encoding amino acid transporter AVT3B-like, which yields MGFDKEASSSSSGLDAAALLPKHRGGARLSSQPKTFANVFIAVVGSGVLGLPYTFSRTGWAAGSILLLAVAGLTFHCMMLLVACRRRLADEHPKIASFGDLGAAVYGAAGRHTVDAMLVLSQASFCVGYLIFIANTLAHLHPIGDPSASSPLLTAKALFIWVMLPFQLGLNSIKTLTLLAPLSIFADVVDLGAMGVVLGQDVSTWLAEKPPVFAFGGPAEILYGIGVAVYAFEGIGMVLPLEAEAADKRKFGGTLGLSMVFIAVMYGLFGAMGYLAFGSSTRDIITTNLGAGWLSVTVQLGLCINLFFTMPVMMNPVYEVAERLLYGKRYAWWLRCILVVFVGLMAMLVPNFADFLSLVGSSVCVLLGFVLPAAFHIKVLGAEIRWPALIADVAVIVIGLGLSASGTWTSLAHMFGASNA from the coding sequence ATGGGGTTCGACAAGGAGGCGAGCTCCTCGTCCTCCGGCCTCGACGCGGCGGCGCTGCTGCCGAAGCACCGCGGTGGCGCGCGCCTCTCGTCGCAGCCCAAGACCTTCGCCAACGTCTTCATCGCGGTGGTCGGGTCGGGCGTGCTCGGCCTCCCCTACACCTTCTCCCGCACGGGCTGGGCGGCGGGCTCCATCCTGCTCCTCGCCGTGGCAGGCCTCACCTTCCACTGCATGATGCTGCTCGtcgcctgccgccgccgccttgccgaCGAGCACCCCAAGATCGCCAGCTTTGGGGACTTGGGAGCGGCCGTGTACGGCGCCGCGGGCCGCCACACCGTCGACGCCATGCTCGTGCTCAGCCAGGCCAGCTTCTGCGTCGGCTACCTCATCTTCATCGCCAACACCTTGGCGCACCTCCACCCCATCGGGGACCCGTCCGCGTCCTCCCCTCTCCTCACGGCCAAGGCGCTCTTCATCTGGGTCATGCTGCCGTTCCAGCTGGGGCTCAACTCCATCAAGACGCTCACGCTCCTCGCGCCGCTCAGCATCTTCGCCGACGTCGTGGATCTCGGCGCCATGGGCGTCGTGCTTGGCCAGGACGTGTCCACGTGGCTGGCCGAAAAGCCCCCCGTGTTCGCCTTCGGGGGCCCCGCCGAGATTCTCTACGGCATCGGCGTCGCCGTCTACGCGTTCGAGGGCATCGGCATGGTCCTGCCGCTGGAGGCGGAGGCCGCGGACAAGCGCAAGTTCGGCGGCacgctcgggctgtccatggtgtTCATCGCCGTCATGTACGGGCTGTTCGGCGCCATGGGCTACCTCGCCTTCGGCTCGTCCACGCGGGAcatcatcaccaccaacctcGGCGCTGGGTGGCTCTCTGTCACGGTGCAGCTCGGCCTCTGCATCAACCTTTTCTTCAccatgccggtgatgatgaacCCGGTCTATGAGGTCGCCGAGCGCCTGCTCTACGGCAAGCGCTATGCCTGGTGGCTGCGCTGTATACTGGTCGTGTTCGTGGGGCTCATGGCGATGCTGGTGCCCAACTTCGCCGACTTCCTCTCGCTCGTCGGGAGCAGCGTCTGCGTCTTGCTCGGGTTCGTGCTGCCGGCCGCATTCCACATCAAGGTGCTGGGCGCCGAAATCAGGTGGCCTGCGCTCATCGCCGACGTGGCTGTCATCGTCATCGGCCTGGGGCTCTCTGCGTCCGGGACATGGACGTCGCTCGCGCACATGTTTGGTGCTTCCAACGCCTAA